A region of Magnetospirillum sp. WYHS-4 DNA encodes the following proteins:
- a CDS encoding amino acid adenylation domain-containing protein: MVRPSLLHEAVEAWAAATPDAPAVDEYGSVWSYRELRDRMRRLGALLRELGVGRNDRVAVLMDNGAQAYAGLLGTLAADACFVPLSPAFPAFRLADIVGQAGPVAVVTLGEHLPLLADVLGHAAVEASPMVVVLDVAGRPDAGPAIPASHLFGADDLEAAPHARLVPQNREEDLAYILFTSGTTGRPKGVMLSHRAVMSVLRWSVDLWRLAPGDRFANHSRLTFDVAMFDIFAGFLAGGTVCPILGGKDLTFPGDFIRSQRISVWCSVPGTIGMMIKSRQLAAGPFPDLRVALFIGEALPAEWALEWRRLQPGVPIWNTYGPTEAAIFCTAFLVDADGPVEAGRPVPIGRASTDCELFVLRADTDELAAPGEVGRLMIAGSQLAHGYWRAPDITARAFRPNPFKRDLGTVMYDTGDLATVDAAGILTWVGRGDSQVKVRGYRVELGEIEAVLRSAPEVHDAVVVLGSSGTELLAGVVPEHGHEGVAAEALQAFLGHQLPAYMIPARFGFLADFPRNDNGKVDRRKLRDRIEQE, encoded by the coding sequence ATGGTCCGCCCGTCTCTCCTGCACGAGGCGGTCGAGGCCTGGGCGGCTGCGACGCCGGACGCCCCGGCGGTGGACGAGTACGGTTCCGTCTGGAGCTACCGCGAACTGCGCGACCGCATGCGCCGCCTGGGGGCTTTGCTGCGCGAACTGGGGGTAGGGCGCAACGACCGGGTCGCCGTCCTGATGGACAACGGCGCCCAGGCCTATGCCGGGCTGCTGGGAACCCTGGCGGCGGATGCCTGCTTCGTGCCCCTCAGTCCCGCCTTTCCGGCCTTCCGCTTGGCCGATATCGTGGGGCAGGCAGGGCCGGTGGCGGTGGTCACCCTTGGCGAGCACCTGCCGCTGCTCGCCGACGTGCTGGGCCATGCGGCGGTCGAGGCCTCGCCCATGGTGGTGGTCCTCGATGTCGCCGGACGTCCGGACGCGGGGCCGGCCATCCCGGCTTCGCACCTGTTCGGGGCCGACGACCTGGAAGCCGCCCCCCACGCCCGCCTGGTGCCGCAAAACCGAGAGGAGGACCTCGCCTATATCCTCTTCACCTCGGGAACCACCGGCAGGCCGAAAGGCGTCATGCTGTCGCACCGGGCGGTAATGTCGGTGCTGCGCTGGAGCGTCGATCTGTGGCGGCTGGCGCCCGGCGACCGCTTCGCCAACCATTCGCGCCTGACCTTCGACGTTGCCATGTTCGACATCTTCGCCGGCTTCCTGGCCGGCGGAACCGTCTGCCCGATCCTGGGGGGCAAGGATCTGACCTTCCCGGGCGACTTCATCCGCAGCCAGAGGATTTCTGTCTGGTGCTCCGTTCCCGGCACCATCGGCATGATGATAAAGTCGCGCCAGTTGGCCGCCGGCCCCTTTCCCGATCTGCGGGTCGCCCTGTTCATCGGCGAGGCCCTGCCCGCCGAATGGGCGTTGGAATGGCGGCGCCTGCAACCCGGCGTGCCCATCTGGAACACCTATGGGCCTACCGAGGCTGCGATCTTCTGCACCGCCTTCCTGGTCGACGCCGACGGTCCGGTCGAGGCCGGCCGGCCCGTTCCCATCGGCCGGGCGAGTACCGATTGCGAACTGTTCGTCCTGCGGGCCGATACCGACGAATTGGCGGCCCCCGGCGAGGTGGGCCGGTTGATGATCGCCGGCAGCCAACTCGCTCACGGCTATTGGCGGGCTCCGGATATCACGGCGCGGGCCTTCCGGCCCAATCCCTTCAAGCGCGATCTGGGGACCGTGATGTACGACACCGGCGACTTGGCGACGGTCGATGCGGCGGGCATCCTGACCTGGGTCGGGCGTGGCGACAGCCAGGTGAAGGTGCGTGGCTACCGGGTGGAACTGGGCGAGATCGAGGCGGTGCTGCGTTCCGCCCCCGAGGTCCACGACGCCGTCGTGGTCCTGGGGTCGTCGGGCACGGAACTGCTGGCCGGCGTGGTGCCCGAACATGGTCACGAGGGCGTGGCGGCCGAGGCGTTGCAGGCCTTTCTGGGCCACCAGCTGCCGGCCTACATGATTCCGGCCCGCTTCGGCTTCCTGGCCGACTTCCCGCGCAACGACAACGGCAAGGTGGACCGCCGCAAACTGCGCGACCGGATCGAGCAGGAATGA
- a CDS encoding acyl carrier protein, with translation MAISESDLLAFLGQQLRRKEIGVDAAMGKTPGWDSMAQVDLILALELRFGVQVPPDMFGQLTDVPALLGFLREGVA, from the coding sequence ATGGCGATCAGCGAATCCGACCTGCTGGCCTTTCTAGGCCAACAGTTGCGGCGCAAGGAGATCGGTGTCGATGCGGCCATGGGCAAGACGCCCGGCTGGGATTCCATGGCCCAGGTCGATCTGATCCTGGCGCTCGAACTGCGCTTCGGCGTCCAGGTGCCGCCCGACATGTTCGGCCAGTTGACCGACGTCCCGGCCTTGCTGGGCTTCCTTCGGGAGGGCGTGGCGTGA